GTCTCGCCAGCCTCGGTCCCGCGGCCGTCGTCGATCTTGATGTCGAGGTAGACGAGGGTGTGGAGGCCGCGTTCGCGGTTGGCCGCGACGCTCTCGACGACCGACGCGGGCACCCCGTCTCCCCCGTGGGCCCGCGGGAAGGGGAGGGTGACCGCCTTGCCGAAGCGGTAGTTCTGGAGGCCGGTGAGACCGCTCGCGGCCTGTGCGGCGGAGACGCCGTGGATCACGCGGGTATCGATCCCCCGTTCCATCGCCCGCAGTCGGAGGTCGACGTGGGTCGTCGAGATCATGGTGTCGCCGGCGGTGAGGAAGACGACGGACTCGTCTTCGGCGGCGTCGAGGATCGGTTCGGGACGTTGCTCGACGCCCGCGCGGTCACGGACCTCGATGTCGACGTCGTGGTGGGCTTCGAGGGCGTCGACGCTCGTGCCGACGAGGCGACTGGTGTAGAATTCGGCGAACACGCGGTCGGCCGCGCGGAGGGCGTCGCGCCCCTCGACCGTGATCGACCGCTCGTCGTAGAGACCCAGACCGACGAAAGTGAGCATACCGGCCGTGGGGCGCGTGGAGGTAAATCAGGTGCGTCTCGCGCGCGCCTGTCGCACGTCCGCGCCGTCGCGGACGAGGTCCTCGCAGTTCGGACAGACGCGCGGTTCGGTCATGCCGCTCGGGGCGAACACTCGGACGTAGTCGTCAGTGACGAACGAGCCACAGTTCTGACAGCTCGGCATACGTGCACACGAGCGCGGGGGATCGATATGTACGTTACGGCCACCCACACCACGGCCGTAGCGTTTGAAGTGCCCCGAGGGCGAACGATCGGTCATGTACGACGCGATACTCGTCCCGACGGACGGGAGCGAGGGGGTCGACCGGACGCTCGAACACGCCGTGGAGATGGCGCGACGGTACGACGCCACGATCCACGCGCTGTACGTCGTCGACCGGCGGTTCGAACTCGCGGCCGACGAGGACCGCGAGGACCTGGTCGAACGGTTGACCGATCGGGGCGAGGCGGCCGTCGCCGCCGTCGCCGAGGCGGCCGAAGACGCCGGCGTCGACGCCGTCACGGGCGTCCGCGAGGGCATCCCCTACAAGACCATCCTCGAGTACGCGGCCGAGGCCGACGTCGACGTCATCGCCATGGGTACCCACGGCCGGACCGGCCGTGACCGCCTCGCACACCTGGGCAGCGTCACCGACCGCGTCGTCGAGAACGCGGCCGTCCCGGTGTTCGTCGTCAACATCGGCGACGGGGACTGAGCCGGACCGTGTTCCGGTGTCTCGCCGTCCAGTTCCGACAGTACACCGGGACCGACTTTGGGCGAGTCGATACCGTCGACGCCCGCAGTCGCCGACCACGTCGCGTGCGAGTGGGGGCGCAGTCGACGTGGCGAACGGGGTCGAACGGGCAACCGCCACGTATCGCTCCAAGCTGAGCCGTTCGGCCAAGAGACACATGGCACACTGGAGCGCATCCGACTGGTCGCTGCCCTGGCCGTCGGTGGTCGTGGGCTTTCTCCTCCTGGCGGTGCCACCGCTCGTCCTCTTCGGGTTCGGCGTCTGGGGAACCCTGCTACCACGGGGAGTCGCGTTGCTGAGTCCGGTCCTCGCCGCGGGGGCCCTCGCAGTCGGGGCCGGAATCAGATGTGAGTGGTGGGAGCTACGCCGCGTGATCCACCAAGGAGCTGTCGTCGTCGACGGGGCGCGCTGGAACCTCGTGGCCGTCGGCGGGGGCACGCTTGTCACCTTCGCCGGCGTCACGGCGTTCGGACTCTCCCCGATCGTGTCGGCTAGCCTCGTCGGTGTCGCCGCCGCCGTCGGCACCCGGCGCGTGGCCGTCCCGGTGTACTGTGGCGCGTTCGTCGGGATGACGTCGCCGGAGGTGTTCGGGTCGTACTGGCAGGTCACCCTCGCCGCAGTGCTGGCCGGGCTGCTGTTCACCGTCGCTCATCCGGTGTTTCATGGCCTGGGTGGCAAACTGGGAACGACCGCGTTCGTCGGCGTGTCGCTGGTCGCGGTACCGACCGCCGACTCGTTCGAGCGCGGTGCGCTCCCCGGCGAGTCGGTCGTCGTCTCCGTGATCGGGGTCGCCGCGCTCGCTGCCGTCGCCACCTTCACGATCCACACTCGTTCGGCCGCCAGCCCCGTACTGGCCTCCGGACTCGTGGGTGCGGTCGGCGGGGTCTTGCTCCCGACGGGGTTCGGTCCCCCGGGAAGGCTGCTCGCCGCGGCCACGTACTCCGCGTCGTTCGCCGGGATGACGAATCCCAGACGTATCCCGAACGAGTGGTGGATCGGGATCACCGGCATCGGTGTCGGTCTGGTCGTCGTGTACACGTTGCCCTTCGTCGGCGGCTCGGGCGGGAAACTGGGGACGATTGCCTTCGGATCGTGTCTGGGTATCCACGGCACCCTCCGACTGGTCGACCTCTTCCAGTTGACCCGCCGGGGGTATCGGGCGCCGGAGGAGGAGACGACCTGAACCGGGGGATCGCGAGGCAGTCCCGGCGATTCGCCGAAACGGTCCGGCACCGGGGCCGCCCGTCCCGCCGAGCGACGCTACGCCCCGCCGTCCCGCTCCTGAGCGTCGACGACGGCGACGCCCGCGAGGTTGACGATGTCTTTCACCTCGTCGCCCCGCTGGAGGACGTGGACCGGCTTGTCCATGCCCACCAGCATCGGCCCGATGGCGTCCGCGCCGCCGAGTCGCTGGAGCAGTTTGTACCCGATGTTCCCCGCCTCCAGATTCGGGAAGATCAACACGTTCGCCGGCTCCGCCAGGTCCGCGAAGTCGTAGGTGCCCTCCAGAATGTCCTCGACCACCGCGGTGTCGGCCTGCATCTCGCCGTCGACCGGGAAATCGACCTCGGGGTCCTCGCGGAGCATCTCGGCGGCCCGTCGGGGCTTGCGCGTCCCCGCGTTGTCGACGCTCCCGAAGTTGGAGTACGAGAGGAAGGCCGCGCGCGGGTCGACGTTGAACCGGCGGGCGAGTTCGCCCGTGTGGCGCCCGATTTCGGCCAACTCGGCCGCACCGGGGTCCTGATTGACCGTCGTGTCGGCGACGAAGATCACGCGGTTCTTGAACGTGAGCATGTAGACGCCGGCGGCGTACTCCGCGTCCTCGGCGGTGCCGACGATCTGGAGCGGCGGCCGCAGCGCGGACGGGTAGTGGTGGGTGAGACCCGTGAGGAGGGCGTCGGCGTCGCCCATCGCCACCATCACGCTCCCGAAGTAGTCCGTATCGGTGCGGACGAGGTCCTCGGCCTCGACGCGGGTGATGCCCTTGCGCCGCCGCGCCTCGTAGAGGTGGTCGGCGTAGGCGTCGAGGCGGTCGGCGGCCGCGGGGTCGACTACCTCGGGGTCGAAATCGAGGCCCAGATCGGCCACGCGCCGCTCGATGACCTCGCGGTCGCCCAGCAGGACGGGACGGGCGATGCCCTCCTCGACCATCTGCGACGCCGCGCGGATGGTCTTCGCGTTCGTCCCCTCCGCGAGTGCGACGCGCTTGGGGTCGGTCTTGGCCTTGTTGAGGACGATCCGCATCATCTCGCGGTCCTTGCCGAGGCGTGCCTCCAGTTCCTCGACGTAGGCGTCGAGGTCGCGGTCGAGGCGGGCGACGCCGCTCTCGACGGCCGCCTCGGCGACGGCGGGTGCTACCTGGAACAGGACCCGTGGGTCGAGCGCCTTCGGGATGAGATACTCGGGGCCGTACCGGAGCGGTTCGTCGCCGTAGGCCTTCGCCACCGCGTCGGGTACGTCCTGTCGCGCGAGGTCCGCGAGCGCGCGGGCGGCGGCGACTTTCATCTCCTCGTTGATCTCCGTCGCCCGCACGTCGAGTGCCCCCCGGAAGATGAAGGGGAAACAGAGGACGTTGTTCACCTGATTCGGGAAATCGGAACGCCCCGTCGCGGCGATGACGGTGTCGTCGCGAGCGTCCCTTGCCTCGTGGTAGCCGATTTCGGGGGTCGGGTTCGCCATCGCGAAGACGACGGGGTTTTGGGCCATCGAGCGCACCATGTCCCCATCGACGAGGTCCCCGACGGCGAGGCCGACGAACACGTCGGCGCCGTCCATGGCGTCGGCCAGGTCGCCCGCTGGGCGGTCCTGTGCGAACGCGGCCTTGTAGTCGTTGACCTCGCCCGCGTCGGCGCGGGCCGTCGTGACGATGCCCTCGCTGTCGACGAGGGTGACGTTCTCGCGGGGGACGCCGAGCGAGACGTAGAAGTCCGCGGTGGCGATGGCGCTCGCGCCGGCGCCGGCGAAGGTGACCTCCAGATTTTCGAGCTCCTTGTCCACGATGTCGACGGCGTTGAGCAGGGCGGCGCCGGAGACGATGGCGGTGCCGTGCTGGTCGTCGTGGTAGACCGGAATCGACATCCGCTCGCGCAGTCGCTCCTCGATGTCGAAACACTCCGGCGCCTTGATGTCCTCGACGTGGATGCCGCCGAAGGAGGGTTCGGTCAGGGAGACGGCTTCGACGATGGCGTCGGGGTCGTCGGTGTCGAGTTCGAAGTCGAAGACGTCGATGTCGGCGAAGCGCTTGAGCAGGACGCCCTTCCCCTCGATGACGGGTTTGGAGGCCTGCGCACCGATGTCGCCGAGGCCGAGGACGGCCGAGCCGTTCGACACCATGCCGACGAGGTTCCCCTTCGAGGTGTAGGTGTAGGCGTCGGTCGGGTCGTCGGCGATGGCGCGACAGGGCGCGGCGACGCCGGGTGAGTACGCGAGGCTCAGGTCGCGTTGTGTGCTGGTCGGTTTGGTCGTCTCGATGGCGACTTTCCCCGGCGGGTCGCGCCGGTGGTAGTCGAGGGCGTCTTCGTCGAGTCCCATACGCCCGTCACGGCACGTCGTTTGATAAAATGTCCCAGCGCGGCGATAAATTCGTGAGGGATCGCCGCGGTGCCGTCACTCGACCGCGAGCCACGTGCCGCGCAGGTCCGCCGCCCACTCGGGGCGGCGTTCCCACGGCACGTCGGCGGGGAGGGCGGTGATCACGGCCCGGCCGGCGCGGAGGCGGTAGGCGTAGATGGTCGTACCGGCCGCGTCGTAGAAGACGCGCTCCCAGTTACGGCCCGCGAGCGACATGACTCCCTCGGAGCCGACGGGGTCGGTCGACTCCGTCACCGCCTGCGCCGCGTCGACGGAGTCGAACGCCTCCACGTACACCGGAACGGCGTCCCAGGCCGGGCCGACGGTGCCGATCATGAGCGTCACACCCGTCGTGCGGCCGTCGGACTTGACGGGGCCGAACAGGCCGGTCAGAGCGGGTTCGAAGTCGTCGAGTCGTTCGCGGTGGGATTCGCCGTCGACGAGGATGCTCACGCCGTCGTCGCCGTAGGCGTAGAGCCGGTTCAGTTCGGGTTCGTTCGTGTGGTCGCGGAGCGGATGTGGCGTCGAGTGGGGATGGGCGTGCGTGAACGTCCGGTGACCGCTCGGGAAC
This window of the Haloplanus rubicundus genome carries:
- a CDS encoding DUF7563 family protein gives rise to the protein MPSCQNCGSFVTDDYVRVFAPSGMTEPRVCPNCEDLVRDGADVRQARARRT
- a CDS encoding NADP-dependent malic enzyme, with protein sequence MGLDEDALDYHRRDPPGKVAIETTKPTSTQRDLSLAYSPGVAAPCRAIADDPTDAYTYTSKGNLVGMVSNGSAVLGLGDIGAQASKPVIEGKGVLLKRFADIDVFDFELDTDDPDAIVEAVSLTEPSFGGIHVEDIKAPECFDIEERLRERMSIPVYHDDQHGTAIVSGAALLNAVDIVDKELENLEVTFAGAGASAIATADFYVSLGVPRENVTLVDSEGIVTTARADAGEVNDYKAAFAQDRPAGDLADAMDGADVFVGLAVGDLVDGDMVRSMAQNPVVFAMANPTPEIGYHEARDARDDTVIAATGRSDFPNQVNNVLCFPFIFRGALDVRATEINEEMKVAAARALADLARQDVPDAVAKAYGDEPLRYGPEYLIPKALDPRVLFQVAPAVAEAAVESGVARLDRDLDAYVEELEARLGKDREMMRIVLNKAKTDPKRVALAEGTNAKTIRAASQMVEEGIARPVLLGDREVIERRVADLGLDFDPEVVDPAAADRLDAYADHLYEARRRKGITRVEAEDLVRTDTDYFGSVMVAMGDADALLTGLTHHYPSALRPPLQIVGTAEDAEYAAGVYMLTFKNRVIFVADTTVNQDPGAAELAEIGRHTGELARRFNVDPRAAFLSYSNFGSVDNAGTRKPRRAAEMLREDPEVDFPVDGEMQADTAVVEDILEGTYDFADLAEPANVLIFPNLEAGNIGYKLLQRLGGADAIGPMLVGMDKPVHVLQRGDEVKDIVNLAGVAVVDAQERDGGA
- the dph5 gene encoding diphthine synthase; translation: MLTFVGLGLYDERSITVEGRDALRAADRVFAEFYTSRLVGTSVDALEAHHDVDIEVRDRAGVEQRPEPILDAAEDESVVFLTAGDTMISTTHVDLRLRAMERGIDTRVIHGVSAAQAASGLTGLQNYRFGKAVTLPFPRAHGGDGVPASVVESVAANRERGLHTLVYLDIKIDDGRGTEAGETYMTADVAAGLLAEEWPDRLAVAVARAGSPDPVVVADRLSALADREFGDPLHLLVLPGDLHHVEADALRTLGGAPADLLPE
- a CDS encoding universal stress protein, producing MYDAILVPTDGSEGVDRTLEHAVEMARRYDATIHALYVVDRRFELAADEDREDLVERLTDRGEAAVAAVAEAAEDAGVDAVTGVREGIPYKTILEYAAEADVDVIAMGTHGRTGRDRLAHLGSVTDRVVENAAVPVFVVNIGDGD